From a region of the Paenibacillus sp. R14(2021) genome:
- a CDS encoding YmaF family protein produces MKIPVIGFVMDSGDDDPQHSHKLYITSFNGNPVHVHSISGITSINDGHSHQYASWTAPAPTGVPHVHSYNTFTSMNQGHTHRIQGNTGPAIALPGGGHYHLFEGYTTIDGSNPHSHAYSGRTSNEVSSR; encoded by the coding sequence ATGAAAATTCCCGTTATTGGGTTTGTAATGGATTCTGGAGATGATGATCCTCAGCACTCACACAAACTTTATATAACTTCCTTCAATGGAAACCCGGTTCATGTTCATTCAATTTCCGGTATAACATCAATAAATGACGGACATTCTCATCAATACGCGAGCTGGACTGCCCCTGCCCCCACCGGTGTACCTCATGTCCACAGCTATAATACCTTTACTTCCATGAATCAAGGTCATACCCATCGCATTCAGGGGAACACTGGTCCCGCCATTGCTCTTCCTGGCGGTGGACATTACCACTTATTTGAGGGGTATACGACAATCGATGGCAGTAACCCGCATTCGCATGCCTATAGCGGGCGAACAAGTAATGAAGTCAGTAGTCGATAA
- a CDS encoding NUDIX hydrolase, with amino-acid sequence MSKKPVGAAAVIMDSEGRILLVKHNYGKYNWELPGGLSELNESAEDTAKREVFEETGLEVTVGRLTGVYYEPTHDMHHFAFICKVVDNQQPQPDAAEVTECKYYNIDDLPRPISDFTIARIQEALNTDSNQLFHIIGPRQWFE; translated from the coding sequence ATGTCAAAAAAACCAGTCGGAGCAGCTGCTGTGATTATGGATTCAGAAGGGCGAATTCTTCTAGTAAAACATAACTACGGAAAATACAATTGGGAACTACCAGGGGGGTTATCAGAACTTAACGAGTCCGCAGAGGACACTGCAAAGCGAGAAGTGTTTGAAGAAACTGGTCTTGAAGTTACCGTCGGTCGCTTAACTGGCGTGTATTATGAACCCACTCACGATATGCATCATTTTGCATTCATATGTAAGGTTGTCGATAATCAACAACCACAGCCTGATGCTGCGGAGGTAACAGAATGTAAATATTACAACATAGATGATTTGCCTAGACCGATTAGTGACTTCACTATTGCACGTATTCAGGAAGCTTTGAATACTGACAGTAATCAATTATTCCACATCATCGGACCAAGACAGTGGTTTGAATAG
- a CDS encoding GNAT family N-acetyltransferase codes for MEILQMEDVFTEMLDSFERFQITTKVIFNDRGTWIETEDSFEDNWTLQKKRQIVEHFIDTIKHGGAVVIAKQGAHLVGFAVIEAVPFGSESIYRELSFLHVTRSVRGRKAGEYLFLKAKEIAKLLGAEKLYIGAHPSVETQNFYRKMGCVQAIEINEFIYKREIRDI; via the coding sequence ATGGAAATTTTGCAAATGGAAGATGTATTCACTGAGATGCTTGATTCATTTGAACGTTTTCAAATCACAACAAAGGTGATTTTCAATGATAGGGGTACATGGATTGAGACCGAGGATTCATTTGAAGATAATTGGACCTTACAAAAGAAACGGCAGATTGTCGAGCATTTTATAGATACGATTAAGCATGGCGGTGCTGTTGTAATTGCTAAACAAGGGGCACATTTGGTTGGTTTCGCTGTTATTGAAGCTGTGCCATTTGGAAGTGAGTCTATTTATCGGGAGTTATCTTTTCTTCACGTAACCCGTTCCGTCCGAGGACGAAAGGCAGGTGAGTATCTTTTTCTAAAGGCAAAAGAAATTGCAAAATTATTAGGTGCAGAAAAACTGTATATAGGGGCGCACCCATCAGTGGAAACTCAAAATTTTTATCGCAAAATGGGTTGTGTGCAAGCGATAGAGATTAATGAATTTATTTATAAACGAGAAATTCGGGACATTTAA
- a CDS encoding phosphotransferase family protein, with protein sequence MEDFKQTANRFVKDHFGGRAQNLAPLASGDWSRAYSFMLDGCEMVIRFGAYLNDFEKDRVMGAYSMATMPIPKVIEVGETENGFFAVSERVQGEKHLDELDESELRIVLPQLFDALYELQKLDLTNTQEVGLWRPEGTGPSWGAELLLVAEPRDRLAGWRERLKTSPREASIFDAGVVKLGKLAPQLPECRGIVHNDLLNRNVLVDNGKLTGVFDWGNAFYGDPLYDHAWFLYWWPWFPQWQGIDLQEILDHHWEKRGGPPAQMKERLLCYLIHIGLDHIAYSAFRERTEDMRRNADQLLTYI encoded by the coding sequence ATGGAAGATTTCAAGCAAACAGCAAACCGTTTTGTGAAGGATCACTTCGGTGGCCGTGCTCAAAATCTTGCGCCCTTAGCATCTGGTGATTGGTCGAGAGCCTATTCCTTCATGCTCGATGGGTGTGAAATGGTTATTCGTTTCGGTGCATATCTGAATGATTTCGAAAAGGATCGTGTAATGGGGGCGTATTCCATGGCCACGATGCCGATTCCAAAGGTTATAGAGGTTGGTGAGACGGAGAACGGATTCTTCGCCGTCTCTGAACGAGTTCAGGGAGAAAAGCATCTCGATGAGCTGGACGAATCGGAACTGCGGATTGTCCTTCCACAATTGTTTGATGCGCTCTACGAGCTTCAAAAGCTAGATCTCACTAACACACAGGAAGTTGGACTTTGGCGTCCGGAAGGAACAGGTCCGAGCTGGGGAGCAGAGCTATTATTGGTGGCTGAGCCCAGAGATAGGCTTGCTGGTTGGCGCGAACGGTTAAAGACTTCGCCACGGGAGGCAAGTATCTTCGATGCCGGTGTAGTAAAGCTTGGTAAACTCGCACCGCAGCTTCCGGAGTGCCGGGGTATCGTTCATAACGATCTCTTGAACCGAAACGTGTTGGTGGATAATGGGAAACTAACCGGGGTGTTCGATTGGGGAAATGCGTTCTATGGTGACCCTCTCTACGACCATGCTTGGTTTCTTTATTGGTGGCCTTGGTTTCCTCAATGGCAGGGGATTGACTTGCAGGAAATACTTGACCACCACTGGGAAAAGCGCGGGGGACCGCCCGCACAGATGAAGGAACGCCTACTGTGTTATCTCATTCACATAGGGCTTGACCATATCGCTTACAGTGCTTTTAGGGAACGCACAGAAGATATGAGACGAAATGCCGATCAATTATTGACTTACATCTAA
- a CDS encoding WG repeat-containing protein has product MKRRYQVTRVKFLVVCTMVLAAITPNVVAHSASVYKISPKYTFAEKFSEGLAAVRLNDDYRWGYIDTSGQMVISPKFEEVGQFHDGLAEVRWNGLVGFINAKGKTMIPFKYRDAQDFQNGVAWVNDGLGWNLIDKKGNTIANKHYQVAFPFIEGLARVAENREYGWGYIDKKGKVVIPLQYKFAPFDFTEGFATVKDMQEQYYLIDAKGKTTAFGSHTVTNFDNGFAVVGTPGTKQWAIYNKSGQLNTLSEKYDLMVEFHEGMAPIRVNHKWGFIDQSGKKVIPPQYEEFNYDMGTTNGNPIFQEGLAAAVQKNGKMGFIDKTGKIVVPFIYDHVHDFSGGIASVYKNGLAGFIDKTGRVVIPLQFAGFKVDPMGATFNSGLEPARDKSTLLWGYITKPPLKKTTQGYELLSGDKNIISLKAAKNATFCIYGIKFLSKPNDKNLIPLPKLTRT; this is encoded by the coding sequence TTGAAAAGACGATATCAAGTAACTCGCGTGAAATTTCTAGTGGTTTGTACGATGGTACTTGCGGCAATTACTCCAAACGTAGTTGCGCATTCGGCTTCGGTTTACAAAATTTCGCCGAAGTACACGTTTGCCGAAAAATTCAGCGAAGGCTTAGCCGCTGTCCGTTTAAACGATGATTATAGGTGGGGATACATCGACACATCCGGCCAAATGGTCATCTCTCCAAAGTTTGAAGAAGTCGGACAATTCCATGACGGATTAGCGGAAGTGCGATGGAATGGACTGGTGGGGTTCATCAACGCGAAAGGAAAAACGATGATTCCTTTTAAATACCGGGATGCGCAAGACTTCCAAAATGGCGTTGCCTGGGTAAACGACGGGCTCGGGTGGAACTTGATCGACAAGAAAGGAAATACGATTGCAAACAAGCACTATCAAGTCGCATTTCCGTTCATCGAAGGGCTTGCTCGCGTCGCAGAGAATAGGGAATACGGTTGGGGCTATATCGATAAGAAGGGCAAAGTCGTTATTCCGCTGCAATATAAATTCGCCCCGTTCGATTTTACCGAGGGATTCGCAACAGTCAAAGACATGCAAGAACAATACTATCTGATCGATGCAAAAGGTAAAACCACGGCTTTCGGGTCTCATACGGTAACGAACTTCGATAATGGGTTTGCAGTCGTCGGAACCCCTGGAACGAAGCAATGGGCGATCTACAATAAATCAGGGCAATTAAACACGTTGTCGGAGAAATATGATCTTATGGTGGAGTTTCATGAAGGAATGGCTCCGATCAGAGTCAATCATAAATGGGGATTTATCGATCAATCCGGGAAGAAGGTTATTCCGCCGCAATACGAGGAGTTCAACTATGACATGGGAACGACTAACGGGAATCCCATCTTTCAAGAGGGATTAGCCGCCGCCGTTCAAAAAAACGGGAAGATGGGGTTCATCGACAAAACCGGCAAAATCGTAGTTCCATTTATTTACGATCATGTTCACGATTTCTCTGGGGGCATTGCCAGTGTTTATAAAAATGGCTTAGCCGGTTTTATCGATAAAACAGGCCGAGTGGTTATCCCCCTACAGTTTGCAGGCTTCAAGGTGGATCCCATGGGGGCTACGTTTAACAGCGGCCTTGAACCAGCAAGGGACAAGTCTACTTTGCTTTGGGGATATATCACTAAGCCACCTTTGAAAAAAACGACCCAGGGGTATGAATTATTGTCAGGTGACAAGAACATAATCTCATTAAAGGCCGCGAAAAACGCGACTTTTTGTATTTATGGGATCAAGTTCTTGTCAAAACCAAATGACAAGAACTTGATCCCATTACCGAAATTGACAAGAACTTGA
- a CDS encoding glycoside hydrolase family 43 protein: MSAVYKNPLNIRNIGDPFILRTTDGKYYCYPTSAQNGYKVWSSEDLIEWTDEGFVYEKERNDKAWGYKQFWAPEVVEREGKFYMYYTARWSEKDSLRIGVAIAESPTGPFVDVFDRPLFDFGYAAIDAHVMLGDNGTYYLYYSRDCSENIVNGRHESHIYGFELDDDMLTPKQEGKLLLQPDQEWEFKSGPDWLWNEGPFVVRNNGLYYLMYSANCFAHRDYSVGYAVSEYPLGPYRKYEHNPILFSDCEEISGPGHHSVTDSPDRTELFIVYHTHSDPVVGGGDRQVCMDRMAFREDGSIVVHGPTLKEQKAPSGF, from the coding sequence TTGTCAGCTGTTTATAAGAATCCCTTGAACATTCGAAATATCGGAGATCCCTTTATATTGAGAACGACGGACGGCAAATACTATTGTTACCCTACATCGGCGCAGAACGGTTACAAGGTCTGGTCATCCGAAGACCTGATCGAATGGACGGACGAAGGGTTCGTATACGAGAAGGAGCGCAATGACAAGGCTTGGGGCTACAAGCAGTTCTGGGCTCCCGAGGTCGTGGAGCGCGAAGGCAAGTTCTATATGTATTACACGGCGCGGTGGAGTGAGAAGGACAGCTTGCGAATTGGAGTTGCCATTGCGGAGAGCCCGACCGGTCCTTTCGTTGACGTATTCGACCGACCTCTGTTTGACTTCGGCTATGCCGCAATCGACGCGCATGTCATGCTGGGTGATAACGGCACTTATTACCTGTACTATTCAAGAGACTGCTCCGAGAATATCGTGAATGGGCGGCATGAGAGTCATATCTACGGATTCGAACTGGATGACGATATGTTGACTCCGAAACAGGAAGGAAAGCTTCTGTTGCAGCCTGACCAGGAATGGGAATTCAAGTCCGGACCAGATTGGCTTTGGAATGAAGGGCCATTCGTCGTTCGGAATAATGGTCTGTATTACTTAATGTATTCGGCGAACTGCTTCGCCCACCGGGATTATTCGGTTGGGTACGCGGTCAGCGAATATCCGCTGGGGCCGTACCGGAAGTACGAACATAATCCGATTCTATTCTCCGATTGTGAAGAAATATCCGGGCCAGGGCATCACAGCGTAACGGACTCTCCCGATCGCACGGAGCTATTCATTGTGTATCACACGCATTCCGACCCTGTAGTAGGCGGTGGAGACCGACAAGTCTGCATGGACCGAATGGCGTTCCGGGAAGACGGCTCCATCGTCGTTCACGGTCCGACGCTGAAGGAGCAGAAAGCGCCTTCGGGATTCTGA
- a CDS encoding phosphotransferase produces MNLTIEEVLEEIRFRELIPVPFDYTPLTGGTVSTLVSVGYSDSVPRFVVKMNKPDVIKAEASFLKTYEAVALFPTLHYVDPSDRFMIYRYIPGMTDERRVKKKDWMCTLVEDVLNHYVRLPGDSVPKPSSRLSCSISGFEWARDVIGQHLGEEDFQFVIELSRQAVEIKEGRDTYLLHGDFGLHNFLFNEGRLMGVIDPIPAQDELIYDLVYAFCSTPDDMILETIQPAAAMLKNWHPADSGGLHREVMLGLYRRIACCIYYHPHDLGGYLQTWSYWRGLWAALEKAVNQNDY; encoded by the coding sequence ATGAACCTTACAATAGAAGAGGTATTAGAGGAGATCCGGTTCAGAGAGCTGATTCCGGTTCCGTTTGACTACACTCCGCTAACAGGAGGAACCGTAAGCACGCTTGTGTCCGTCGGATATTCCGATTCGGTACCGCGCTTCGTGGTGAAAATGAACAAGCCTGACGTCATTAAGGCGGAGGCTTCTTTTCTAAAGACCTATGAAGCCGTTGCGCTGTTTCCCACACTGCATTATGTTGATCCTAGTGACCGGTTTATGATCTACCGCTATATTCCAGGTATGACCGATGAGCGGCGGGTAAAGAAAAAGGACTGGATGTGTACGTTGGTGGAGGATGTTTTGAATCACTATGTGCGGTTACCTGGGGATTCCGTTCCAAAGCCCTCTTCGAGGCTATCCTGTTCAATCAGTGGTTTTGAATGGGCACGCGACGTCATTGGACAACATCTCGGAGAAGAGGACTTCCAATTTGTGATCGAACTGAGCAGGCAGGCGGTGGAGATTAAAGAGGGACGGGATACCTATCTGCTGCACGGGGATTTCGGCTTGCACAACTTTTTGTTTAACGAGGGGCGTCTTATGGGTGTCATTGATCCGATTCCGGCTCAGGATGAGTTGATCTATGATCTGGTCTATGCATTCTGTTCTACTCCTGACGACATGATCTTGGAGACGATCCAGCCGGCTGCAGCGATGCTTAAGAACTGGCATCCGGCTGATTCCGGAGGTCTGCACAGGGAGGTGATGCTAGGCCTTTACAGACGCATTGCCTGCTGTATTTACTATCATCCGCATGATCTAGGGGGATACCTTCAGACATGGTCCTACTGGAGAGGTTTGTGGGCAGCTTTAGAGAAAGCGGTAAACCAGAATGATTATTAA
- a CDS encoding S9 family peptidase yields the protein MQAFVRNGNILGDLFLPERDRANGVGIVWCPGLPNTPTAEDMSSPLSNAGFTVLQARYPGSWQSYGKFGPSSSIEGAIQGLELLSKGSTIDLSTEEIVEWSVNRLVLVGNSYGGAVAACALAVSDLADSAVLFCPLLEPAQQNAELTEPESDLTTLLSYLKRCQENVFRHIDENEWNEFLVGSSLLNPPSHISKLVNRKMLLIHGKEDDTIRSYHTERFYNSLIAESNDVKAQLLVVDGVGHGKNNYVLRLGIIGSTGY from the coding sequence ATGCAAGCTTTTGTAAGGAATGGAAACATTCTTGGAGACTTGTTTTTACCAGAACGCGACAGAGCCAATGGTGTAGGAATCGTTTGGTGTCCTGGTTTGCCGAATACACCTACAGCAGAAGATATGTCTAGTCCACTTTCAAACGCGGGTTTTACAGTATTACAGGCGAGGTATCCTGGAAGCTGGCAAAGCTACGGAAAGTTCGGTCCTTCTTCTTCGATTGAAGGTGCGATACAAGGCTTAGAACTTCTTTCAAAAGGAAGTACTATAGATTTGTCGACTGAAGAAATAGTTGAATGGTCAGTTAATCGTCTTGTATTAGTAGGGAATAGTTATGGCGGTGCAGTAGCAGCCTGTGCTCTTGCTGTTTCAGACTTAGCTGATTCTGCTGTTTTATTTTGCCCTTTGCTTGAACCAGCACAACAGAATGCAGAATTGACCGAACCTGAAAGTGACTTAACTACATTGTTGTCCTATTTAAAGCGGTGTCAGGAAAATGTGTTTCGTCATATAGACGAAAATGAATGGAATGAGTTCTTAGTTGGCAGTTCTCTTCTGAATCCACCATCACATATCTCGAAACTGGTTAACCGTAAAATGCTTTTAATACACGGGAAAGAAGATGACACTATACGTTCTTATCATACTGAGCGTTTCTATAACTCACTAATTGCTGAAAGCAATGATGTTAAGGCGCAGCTTTTAGTTGTTGATGGCGTTGGGCATGGGAAAAACAATTACGTGCTAAGACTTGGGATTATTGGGTCAACTGGATATTAA
- a CDS encoding Stf0 family sulfotransferase, translated as MKPIGSYTIWFSQRTGSSLLYKALESTGVAGIPREWLTEQDPGTFGIQDIRQIWQNGTTPNGVFGLKFSPFKLDEWFLAFQRELDLAEGLSRPQIWEKAFPACKHIFMTRRNKVRLAVSWWRAMVTGEWHRVHGTTPHQKEIGDEYSFDAINHLLMECTLREAAMEAFFAEESIVPMTIIYEDFIQNYEDTVIKILNFLNIPTEFVQVAPPFLDQIADDIAESWVQRFRTERQADWENIAW; from the coding sequence ATGAAACCTATAGGCAGTTACACAATCTGGTTTTCGCAACGGACCGGAAGTTCCTTGTTGTATAAAGCACTCGAATCGACGGGGGTAGCGGGAATTCCAAGAGAGTGGTTGACGGAGCAAGATCCTGGTACATTCGGCATCCAGGATATTCGGCAAATATGGCAAAATGGCACGACTCCAAATGGCGTATTCGGGCTCAAGTTCTCGCCCTTTAAACTGGATGAATGGTTCCTTGCGTTCCAAAGAGAGTTAGATCTGGCTGAAGGATTGTCCAGACCACAGATTTGGGAAAAAGCCTTCCCGGCGTGTAAACACATTTTTATGACCCGTCGCAATAAAGTGAGACTCGCAGTGTCATGGTGGAGAGCCATGGTAACCGGAGAATGGCATCGGGTACATGGTACGACACCACATCAGAAGGAAATAGGCGACGAGTATTCCTTTGATGCGATCAATCATTTACTTATGGAGTGCACGTTGCGTGAAGCTGCCATGGAAGCGTTCTTCGCTGAGGAGAGTATTGTACCCATGACGATCATATATGAAGACTTTATCCAGAATTACGAAGATACTGTTATAAAAATATTGAACTTTCTGAACATACCGACGGAATTTGTTCAGGTAGCCCCTCCATTTCTCGACCAAATCGCCGATGATATCGCTGAAAGCTGGGTGCAACGTTTTCGGACGGAGCGGCAAGCTGACTGGGAGAACATAGCTTGGTGA
- the cysC gene encoding adenylyl-sulfate kinase, with translation MAFSISISLFYFHLYPSIKEEFIIPREVIERMNGHKGRVVWFTGLPGSGKTTLANEVEKEMLQCGIRCVVIDGDCMRKGLNRDLGFSEADRIENLRRAAEVAFMFVEAGFLVLAPLITPSEFGRMIVRKFFQPEDYTELFVKCSLMECKRRDPKGMYRLAEAGELPNFTGISAPYEPPVQPDLVLDTERFHLQHCVETLADYLRLKIKLNR, from the coding sequence ATGGCTTTTTCTATTTCCATTTCACTATTTTATTTTCATTTGTATCCCTCAATAAAGGAGGAATTTATCATACCTAGAGAAGTCATAGAAAGAATGAACGGTCACAAGGGTAGAGTTGTTTGGTTTACCGGCTTGCCTGGTTCAGGCAAAACAACGTTGGCTAATGAAGTGGAAAAAGAAATGCTTCAATGCGGTATTCGATGTGTAGTCATAGATGGAGATTGTATGAGAAAGGGACTGAACCGAGATCTTGGATTTTCCGAAGCGGATCGGATAGAAAACCTTCGACGAGCTGCTGAAGTTGCATTTATGTTCGTGGAAGCAGGGTTTCTCGTCTTGGCTCCATTAATAACACCATCCGAGTTCGGTAGGATGATCGTCAGGAAGTTTTTTCAGCCAGAAGATTACACAGAATTATTTGTTAAGTGTTCATTAATGGAATGTAAACGGAGAGATCCGAAGGGGATGTACCGCCTCGCCGAAGCAGGCGAGCTTCCGAACTTCACGGGCATATCTGCACCATACGAACCGCCAGTTCAGCCTGACCTTGTGCTGGATACGGAGAGATTTCATTTACAACATTGTGTTGAGACCCTCGCCGACTATTTACGATTAAAAATAAAACTAAATCGATAA
- a CDS encoding phosphotransferase has product MSEYESQKDIKYDGIPFTNLYQVHPLVSAENLAAFWDRPPFPVTEEQKHYYKEALNSIETNRESLLSLPRQLVHHDLLVFNLLSVDRSITGVLDFDLLAVDISFLEFVISLNHVLQLSSGSLEMAAAFIEGFTLFPTFSSEEIRQLRTLTQLYHIALHIYVGQYVREKTIQPLLSTLRINLLSGISGWSKMKCC; this is encoded by the coding sequence TTGAGCGAATATGAAAGTCAGAAGGACATTAAGTATGATGGAATACCATTTACAAACCTGTATCAAGTACACCCTCTTGTTAGCGCTGAAAATTTAGCTGCTTTTTGGGATCGGCCACCTTTTCCAGTCACTGAAGAACAAAAACACTATTATAAAGAGGCACTGAATTCTATTGAGACAAATCGTGAATCTTTATTATCCTTGCCCCGACAACTAGTCCACCATGATCTGTTGGTCTTCAACTTGTTGTCCGTAGATCGTAGCATTACGGGGGTCTTGGATTTTGATTTACTTGCGGTAGATATCTCATTTTTGGAATTCGTGATTAGCCTTAATCACGTGCTCCAGTTGTCTAGCGGCTCACTTGAAATGGCAGCTGCTTTTATTGAAGGGTTTACCCTTTTTCCGACATTCTCTTCTGAAGAAATACGCCAACTGCGGACATTGACTCAGTTGTACCATATTGCCCTACATATATATGTAGGACAATACGTGCGGGAAAAGACAATTCAGCCGCTTTTATCTACATTGCGAATCAACTTATTGAGCGGGATAAGTGGTTGGAGCAAAATGAAGTGCTGCTAG
- a CDS encoding aspartyl-phosphate phosphatase Spo0E family protein, with protein sequence MVDSAVTYGSLTHERVVIVSQKLDRYILAFQKLKRRKQRAM encoded by the coding sequence ATGGTTGATAGTGCAGTTACCTATGGAAGCCTCACTCATGAACGAGTCGTAATTGTTAGTCAAAAGTTGGATAGGTATATCCTCGCATTTCAGAAGTTGAAACGAAGAAAACAAAGAGCGATGTAA